In Streptomyces chartreusis NRRL 3882, the following are encoded in one genomic region:
- a CDS encoding MGMT family protein has product MSEESLPQDAGARDARTGYDDTREDPGEALPAYAERVLDVAELIPPGRVMTYGDVAEWLEEGGPRQVGRVMALYGGAVPWWRVVRADGVLLPGHEQRALGHYRAEGTPLKEASRAAEGHLPRLDMRRARWDGGERAEGHT; this is encoded by the coding sequence ATGAGCGAGGAGAGCCTTCCGCAGGACGCCGGCGCGCGGGACGCCCGCACGGGGTACGACGACACCCGTGAGGACCCCGGGGAAGCGCTGCCCGCGTACGCCGAGCGGGTCCTGGACGTCGCCGAACTGATCCCGCCGGGCCGTGTCATGACATACGGGGACGTCGCCGAGTGGCTGGAGGAGGGCGGTCCACGGCAGGTCGGCCGTGTGATGGCTCTCTACGGCGGAGCCGTTCCGTGGTGGCGGGTCGTCCGTGCGGACGGCGTCCTCCTGCCGGGGCACGAGCAGCGGGCGCTCGGCCACTACCGCGCGGAGGGCACGCCCCTGAAGGAGGCGAGCCGGGCCGCCGAGGGCCACCTGCCGCGCCTCGACATGAGACGGGCGCGCTGGGACGGCGGTGAACGCGCGGAGGGTCACACCTGA
- a CDS encoding lysylphosphatidylglycerol synthase domain-containing protein has protein sequence MKQQGAHPEDPEGTSDASSRPGTPDDSPKPAGEQNGAAADKSGDKAPTAADDSGAKGPTAAEQSGTQGPAAAEKSRRKAPASAEDEETVHIDEVEGDEPLLPARVHRPSDLMRLLVGMLAVALLIGIAAFAHGTTSGLEQDINKGTGQAPDLLIKIAGLASSIAILLVPVAFAIERLIKRDGLRIADGVLAAVLAHGVTLATDLWVARAAPDSIQEALTQPSPGDVHALTDPVHGYLAPVIAYMTAVGMSRRPRWRAVLWVVLLLDAFSMLVTGYTTPFSIILTVLIGWTVAYGTLYAVGSPNVRPTGQTLMAGLRTVGFRPVSASREDTSDNPDTGDRGRRYFVTLEDGPPLDVTVVDREQQAQGFFYRAWRNLTLRGFATRSSLQSLRQALEQEALLAYAAIAAGANAPKLIATSELGPDAVMLVYEHSGGRTLDSLPDEEITDDLLSDTWHQVKALQSRRIAHRRLVGDAILVDRSGTVILTDLRVGEIAAGDLLLRMDTSQLLVTLGLRVGAERAVASAVEVLGPDAVADCLPMLQPIALSRSTRATLRRLARERAQREREAVLEASRQAKQARLEDASDEAVPVLEKPDKKAVRAEQRAEKRAIDEALDEAREEDLLTQIRHQVLRIRPQAPVEPARLERVRPRTLISFMAGAIGAYFLLTQLTHIEFGPLIANAEWGWVAAAVLFSMGSYIAAAMALLGFVPERVPFVRTVAAQVAGSFVKIVAPAAVGGVALNTRFLQRAGVRPGLAVASVGASQLFGLGCHILMLLSFGYLTGTEKTPSLSPSRTVIAGLLTVAVLVLVVTSVPFLRKFVVTRVRSLFAGVVPRMLDVLQRPQKLVTGIGGMLLLTACFVMCLDASIRAFGDESTSISIASVAVVFLAGNALGSAAPTPGGVGAVEATLTVGLIAVGLPKEVAAPAVLLFRLLTLWLPVLPGWLAFNHLTRKQAL, from the coding sequence ATGAAGCAGCAGGGTGCGCACCCCGAGGACCCGGAGGGCACCTCTGACGCTTCGTCGCGCCCGGGCACTCCGGACGACAGCCCGAAACCGGCCGGTGAGCAGAACGGGGCGGCTGCGGACAAGTCCGGCGACAAGGCTCCGACGGCCGCTGATGACTCCGGCGCCAAGGGCCCGACGGCCGCCGAGCAGTCCGGCACCCAGGGCCCGGCGGCCGCCGAGAAGTCCCGCAGGAAGGCCCCGGCGTCCGCCGAGGACGAGGAGACCGTGCACATCGACGAGGTGGAGGGCGACGAACCGCTGCTCCCCGCGCGCGTGCACCGCCCGTCCGACCTGATGCGGCTCCTGGTGGGCATGCTCGCCGTCGCGCTGCTGATCGGAATCGCCGCGTTCGCGCACGGCACGACCTCGGGCCTCGAACAGGACATCAACAAGGGCACGGGCCAGGCGCCCGATCTGCTCATCAAGATCGCGGGGCTGGCCTCCAGCATCGCGATCCTGCTGGTGCCGGTCGCCTTCGCCATCGAGCGGCTGATCAAGCGGGACGGGCTCAGAATCGCCGACGGCGTGCTCGCGGCAGTCCTCGCCCACGGTGTGACCCTCGCCACCGACCTGTGGGTCGCCCGCGCCGCCCCCGACTCGATCCAGGAGGCGCTCACCCAGCCCTCCCCCGGAGACGTCCACGCACTGACCGACCCGGTGCACGGCTATCTGGCGCCGGTCATCGCGTACATGACCGCCGTGGGCATGTCGCGCAGACCCCGATGGCGCGCGGTGCTGTGGGTCGTGCTGCTCCTCGACGCCTTCTCGATGCTCGTCACCGGGTACACGACACCGTTCTCGATCATCCTGACGGTGCTGATCGGCTGGACCGTGGCCTACGGCACGCTCTACGCGGTGGGCTCGCCCAACGTCCGGCCCACCGGGCAGACCCTGATGGCGGGCCTGCGGACCGTCGGCTTCCGCCCGGTCAGCGCGTCCCGCGAGGACACCTCGGACAACCCGGACACCGGCGACCGGGGCCGCCGCTACTTCGTCACACTTGAGGACGGCCCGCCGCTGGACGTGACGGTGGTCGACCGGGAGCAGCAGGCCCAGGGCTTCTTCTACCGCGCGTGGCGCAACCTGACCCTGCGCGGCTTCGCCACCCGCAGCAGCCTCCAGTCGCTGCGCCAGGCCCTGGAGCAGGAGGCACTGCTGGCGTACGCGGCGATCGCGGCCGGTGCCAACGCGCCCAAGCTGATCGCCACGTCCGAGCTGGGTCCCGACGCGGTGATGCTCGTCTACGAGCACAGCGGCGGCCGCACTCTGGACTCCCTGCCGGACGAGGAGATCACCGACGACCTGCTGAGCGACACCTGGCACCAGGTGAAGGCTCTTCAGTCCCGGCGCATCGCGCACCGCAGGCTGGTCGGCGACGCGATTCTGGTGGATCGTTCCGGCACGGTGATCCTCACCGACCTGCGCGTCGGCGAGATCGCGGCCGGCGACCTGCTGCTGCGCATGGACACGTCCCAGCTGCTGGTGACCCTCGGCCTCCGGGTGGGCGCCGAGCGGGCGGTCGCCTCGGCGGTGGAGGTGCTCGGACCCGACGCGGTGGCGGACTGTCTGCCGATGCTCCAGCCCATCGCGCTCAGCCGCTCCACGCGCGCGACGCTGCGCAGGCTGGCCCGGGAGCGGGCACAGCGCGAGCGCGAGGCGGTCCTGGAGGCGTCCCGGCAGGCCAAGCAGGCACGCCTGGAGGACGCCTCGGACGAGGCCGTGCCGGTCCTGGAGAAACCCGACAAGAAGGCCGTACGGGCGGAACAGCGGGCCGAGAAACGGGCCATCGACGAGGCCCTGGACGAGGCGCGCGAAGAGGACCTGCTCACCCAGATCCGGCACCAGGTGCTGCGCATCAGGCCGCAGGCGCCCGTCGAGCCGGCCCGGCTGGAGCGGGTGCGGCCGCGCACGCTGATCAGTTTCATGGCCGGCGCGATCGGCGCGTACTTCCTGCTGACGCAGCTCACGCACATCGAGTTCGGGCCGCTCATCGCGAACGCCGAGTGGGGCTGGGTCGCCGCGGCCGTGCTGTTCTCCATGGGCAGCTACATCGCGGCGGCGATGGCTCTGCTGGGGTTCGTGCCCGAGCGGGTGCCGTTCGTGCGGACCGTGGCGGCGCAGGTCGCCGGGTCCTTCGTGAAGATCGTCGCCCCGGCGGCGGTGGGCGGTGTGGCCCTCAACACGCGCTTCCTCCAGCGCGCGGGGGTGCGGCCGGGGCTCGCGGTGGCGAGCGTCGGAGCGTCGCAGCTGTTCGGGCTCGGCTGTCACATCCTGATGCTGCTGTCGTTCGGCTATCTGACCGGCACCGAGAAGACGCCGTCGCTGTCGCCGTCCCGGACGGTCATCGCCGGTCTGCTGACGGTGGCGGTGCTCGTGCTCGTGGTGACCTCGGTGCCGTTCCTCCGGAAGTTCGTCGTCACGCGCGTGAGGTCGCTGTTCGCGGGCGTCGTGCCGCGCATGCTGGACGTGCTCCAGCGGCCGCAGAAGCTGGTCACCGGCATCGGCGGCATGCTGCTGCTGACCGCCTGCTTCGTGATGTGCCTGGACGCGTCGATCCGCGCGTTCGGCGACGAGTCGACCTCGATCAGCATCGCCAGCGTCGCCGTCGTCTTCCTCGCGGGCAACGCCCTGGGGTCCGCGGCGCCGACCCCGGGCGGTGTGGGCGCGGTCGAGGCGACCCTGACGGTCGGTCTGATCGCCGTCGGACTGCCGAAGGAGGTCGCGGCACCGGCGGTCCTGCTGTTCCGCCTGCTGACGCTGTGGCTGCCGGTGCTGCCGGGCTGGCTGGCCTTCAACCACCTCACACGCAAGCAGGCCCTCTGA
- a CDS encoding alpha/beta hydrolase produces the protein MPSLLRLRAAALTATAVLLSAVLAGCGDDAEDQDLTQQELSWKDCPTPSDAQGGGAAPSPLPDGGAWQCATMKAPLDWDAPQGDTISLELIRARTTGDAGERIGSLIFNFGGPGLSGVTTLPGFGDAFETLRTRYDLVSFDPRGVGRSNPVLCENDQQLDAYFQQDATPDDGAERTELLESTTEFNDACEQNSKKILPHVRTTDAARDLDLMRQVLGDGKLHYFGFSYGTELGGVYAHLFPKRVGRAVFDAVVDPTQSSEQGSLGQAKGFQLALDNFAEDCVSKTEECPIGDTAQDVKDRIATLLRDLDRKPITGVFPRELTQTAATNGIVQALYSQDLWEYLTEGLQQAYDGDGSTLMLLSDSMNGRSENGEYDNSSAAHTAISCADAKPRYDTAYVQRKLPEFRAASALFGDYLAWGMIGCTDWAVAGAADHPDVSAPGSAPILVVGNTGDPATPYEGARAMVNALGKGVGVELTYRGQGHGAYDSKNKCVQGAVNGYLLDGKVPRTGTVCT, from the coding sequence ATGCCGTCCCTCCTCCGGCTGCGCGCCGCCGCCCTGACCGCCACCGCCGTGCTGCTGTCCGCCGTGCTTGCCGGCTGTGGCGACGACGCCGAGGACCAGGACCTGACGCAGCAGGAGCTGAGCTGGAAGGACTGCCCGACCCCGTCCGACGCACAGGGAGGAGGCGCCGCGCCCTCACCGCTGCCGGACGGTGGCGCATGGCAGTGCGCCACGATGAAGGCGCCTCTCGACTGGGACGCCCCCCAGGGCGACACGATCAGCCTCGAGCTGATCCGAGCCCGGACCACCGGTGACGCCGGCGAACGCATCGGCTCGCTCATCTTCAACTTCGGCGGCCCCGGCCTCTCGGGCGTCACCACCCTGCCCGGCTTCGGGGACGCGTTCGAAACCCTGCGCACCCGCTACGACCTGGTCAGCTTCGACCCGCGCGGAGTCGGCCGCAGCAACCCCGTGCTCTGCGAGAACGACCAGCAGCTCGACGCGTACTTCCAGCAGGACGCCACGCCCGACGACGGCGCCGAACGCACCGAACTCCTGGAGAGCACCACGGAATTCAACGACGCCTGCGAGCAGAACTCCAAGAAGATACTGCCGCATGTGCGCACCACCGACGCGGCCCGTGACCTGGACCTGATGCGCCAGGTCCTCGGCGACGGCAAGCTGCACTACTTCGGCTTCTCCTACGGCACCGAACTCGGAGGCGTCTACGCCCACCTGTTCCCCAAGCGGGTCGGGCGCGCCGTGTTCGACGCCGTCGTCGACCCCACGCAGAGCTCCGAGCAGGGCTCGCTCGGGCAGGCCAAGGGCTTCCAGCTCGCGCTCGACAACTTCGCCGAGGACTGCGTGTCGAAGACCGAGGAGTGCCCCATCGGCGACACCGCGCAGGACGTGAAGGACCGTATCGCCACGCTGCTCAGGGACCTCGACCGCAAACCGATCACGGGCGTCTTCCCCCGCGAACTGACCCAGACCGCGGCGACCAACGGAATCGTGCAGGCGCTGTACTCCCAGGACCTCTGGGAGTACCTCACCGAGGGCCTCCAGCAGGCGTACGACGGCGACGGCAGCACTCTGATGCTGCTGTCCGACTCGATGAACGGTCGCAGCGAGAACGGCGAGTACGACAACTCGTCCGCCGCCCACACCGCCATCAGCTGCGCCGATGCCAAACCGCGCTACGACACCGCCTACGTGCAGCGGAAGCTGCCCGAGTTCCGGGCCGCGTCCGCCCTGTTCGGCGACTACTTGGCGTGGGGCATGATCGGCTGCACCGACTGGGCCGTGGCGGGCGCCGCCGACCACCCGGACGTGAGCGCGCCGGGCTCGGCGCCGATCCTGGTCGTCGGCAACACCGGCGACCCGGCCACCCCGTACGAGGGGGCGCGGGCGATGGTGAACGCGCTGGGCAAGGGCGTCGGTGTCGAGCTGACGTACCGGGGGCAGGGGCACGGCGCCTACGACAGCAAGAACAAGTGCGTGCAGGGCGCTGTGAACGGCTATCTGCTGGACGGCAAGGTGCCGCGGACGGGGACCGTCTGCACCTGA
- a CDS encoding alpha/beta hydrolase, with amino-acid sequence MTRFPRWTALAVASALLAAGCGSGSSDDKDGGLSWGRCKATADAPAPSSDWQCATLKVPLDWSDPDGETIGLALIRAKARGDDPAGSLLFNFGGPGASGVSMMPSYAPTVSKLRERYDLVSWDPRGVGASEGVRCRGDKEIQAAESVDATPDTPAEEKAYLADATDFGEGCRKDAGKLMAHVSTADSARDMDRIRQVLGDEKMHYFGISYGTELGGTYAHLFPENVGRMTLDAVVDPGADTVGHAKNQARGFQRALNDYLESTGQNPEEGTRRIADLLRRIDTRPLPAGTPGRKLTQTLAVTGIILPLYSKDSWPTLTSALDAAERGDGSELLSLADRYNERGPSGRYGTTTHAQRVISCLDDRQRPTPAETKRLLPEFEEISPVFGTFLGWDTAGWCHDWPVPGQHDTPEVSAPGAAPVLVVGNTGDPATPYEGARKMADELGKGVGVMLTWRGEGHGAYGSGSDCVDSTVDAYLLDGSVPRDGKVCS; translated from the coding sequence TTGACGCGCTTTCCACGGTGGACCGCTCTGGCGGTCGCCTCGGCACTGCTGGCCGCGGGGTGCGGCAGCGGTTCGTCCGACGACAAGGACGGCGGGCTCTCCTGGGGCCGCTGCAAAGCCACCGCCGACGCGCCCGCACCCAGCAGCGACTGGCAGTGCGCCACGCTCAAGGTGCCGCTCGACTGGTCGGATCCGGACGGCGAGACGATCGGACTGGCGCTGATCCGCGCCAAGGCCCGCGGCGACGACCCCGCCGGCTCGCTCCTGTTCAACTTCGGCGGCCCCGGCGCCTCGGGCGTGTCCATGATGCCGTCGTACGCCCCGACGGTCTCCAAGCTCCGCGAGCGGTACGACCTGGTGAGCTGGGACCCGCGCGGGGTGGGCGCCAGCGAGGGGGTGCGCTGCCGCGGCGACAAGGAGATCCAGGCGGCCGAGTCGGTGGACGCCACCCCGGACACACCCGCCGAGGAGAAGGCGTACCTCGCGGACGCCACCGACTTCGGCGAGGGCTGCCGGAAGGACGCCGGGAAGCTGATGGCGCACGTCTCCACCGCCGACTCGGCCCGCGACATGGACCGCATCCGCCAGGTCCTCGGCGACGAGAAGATGCACTACTTCGGCATCTCCTACGGCACCGAACTGGGCGGCACATACGCCCACCTGTTCCCGGAGAACGTGGGACGCATGACGCTGGACGCGGTCGTCGACCCCGGCGCGGACACCGTCGGTCACGCCAAGAACCAGGCCCGGGGATTCCAGCGGGCGCTGAACGACTACCTCGAGTCCACGGGCCAGAACCCGGAGGAGGGTACGCGGCGGATCGCGGACCTGCTGCGGCGGATCGACACCCGGCCGCTGCCGGCGGGCACGCCCGGTCGGAAGCTGACCCAGACGCTCGCGGTCACCGGCATCATCCTGCCGCTGTACAGCAAGGACAGCTGGCCGACGCTGACCAGCGCCCTCGACGCGGCCGAGCGGGGCGACGGCTCGGAGTTGCTGTCCCTCGCCGACCGCTACAACGAACGCGGCCCGTCAGGGCGGTACGGCACGACGACCCATGCACAGCGGGTCATATCGTGCCTGGACGACAGGCAGCGGCCGACCCCGGCCGAGACGAAGAGGCTGCTGCCGGAGTTCGAGGAGATCTCCCCGGTCTTCGGGACGTTCCTCGGCTGGGACACGGCCGGCTGGTGCCACGACTGGCCGGTGCCCGGGCAGCACGACACCCCGGAGGTGAGCGCCCCCGGCGCGGCGCCGGTCCTGGTGGTCGGCAACACCGGCGACCCGGCCACCCCGTACGAGGGCGCCCGGAAGATGGCCGACGAGCTGGGCAAGGGTGTCGGAGTGATGCTCACCTGGCGGGGCGAGGGACATGGCGCGTACGGCAGCGGGAGCGACTGTGTCGACTCCACGGTGGACGCGTATCTGCTGGACGGTTCGGTGCCGAGGGACGGCAAGGTCTGCTCATGA
- the moeZ gene encoding adenylyltransferase/sulfurtransferase MoeZ, whose amino-acid sequence MSLPPLVEPASELTVDEVRRYSRHLIIPDVGMDGQKRLKNAKVLCVGAGGLGSPALMYLAAAGVGTLGIVEFDEVDESNLQRQIIHSQADIGRPKAESARDSVKGINPYVNVILHEERLEADNVMDIFSQYDLIVDGTDNFATRYLVNDACVLLNKPYVWGSIYRFDGQASVFWSEHGPCYRCLYPEPPPPGMVPSCAEGGVLGVLCASIGSIQVNEAIKLLAGIGEPLVGRLMIYDALEMQYRQVKVRKDPNCAVCGENPTVTELIDYEAFCGVVSEEAQAAAADSTITPKQLKEWIDDGESIDIIDVREPNEYEIVSIPGARLIPKNEFLMGTALESLPQDKKIVLHCKTGVRSAEVLAVLKSAGFSDAVHVGGGVIGWVNQIEPDKPVY is encoded by the coding sequence GTGTCGCTGCCACCCCTGGTCGAGCCGGCTTCCGAGCTCACCGTAGACGAGGTCCGCAGGTACTCCCGCCACCTGATCATCCCCGACGTCGGGATGGACGGGCAGAAGCGGCTGAAGAACGCCAAGGTGCTGTGTGTGGGCGCCGGCGGCCTGGGCTCGCCGGCGCTGATGTACCTGGCCGCCGCGGGCGTCGGCACCCTCGGCATCGTGGAGTTCGACGAGGTCGACGAGTCGAACCTGCAGCGCCAGATCATCCACAGCCAGGCCGATATCGGCCGCCCCAAGGCGGAGTCCGCCCGTGACAGCGTCAAGGGCATCAACCCGTACGTGAACGTGATCCTTCACGAGGAGCGGCTCGAGGCCGACAACGTGATGGACATCTTCAGCCAGTACGACCTGATCGTCGACGGCACGGACAACTTCGCGACCCGCTACCTGGTCAACGACGCCTGCGTGCTGCTGAACAAGCCGTACGTGTGGGGCTCGATCTACCGCTTCGACGGCCAGGCCTCCGTCTTCTGGTCCGAGCACGGCCCCTGCTACCGCTGCCTGTACCCGGAGCCCCCGCCCCCCGGCATGGTCCCCTCCTGCGCCGAGGGCGGCGTCCTGGGCGTGCTGTGCGCGTCCATCGGCTCCATCCAGGTCAACGAGGCCATCAAGCTCCTCGCCGGCATCGGCGAGCCGCTGGTCGGTCGCCTGATGATCTACGACGCCCTGGAGATGCAGTACCGCCAGGTCAAGGTCCGCAAGGACCCGAACTGCGCGGTCTGCGGCGAGAACCCGACCGTCACCGAGCTCATCGACTACGAGGCCTTCTGCGGCGTCGTGTCCGAGGAGGCCCAGGCGGCGGCCGCCGACTCCACGATCACTCCCAAGCAGCTCAAGGAGTGGATCGACGACGGCGAGAGCATCGACATCATCGACGTCCGCGAGCCGAACGAGTACGAGATCGTCTCCATCCCGGGCGCCCGGCTGATCCCGAAGAACGAGTTCCTCATGGGCACCGCCCTGGAGAGCCTCCCGCAGGACAAGAAGATCGTCCTGCACTGCAAGACGGGTGTCCGCAGTGCGGAAGTCCTCGCGGTCCTGAAGTCCGCGGGCTTCTCGGACGCGGTCCACGTCGGCGGCGGCGTGATCGGCTGGGTCAACCAGATCGAGCCGGACAAGCCGGTGTACTGA
- a CDS encoding spherulation-specific family 4 protein, giving the protein MPHLTSTRPRTSGTELRPGVGVPGYAHPLIAPTEWSELARPGTPLHWVVLNVADGPGARPDPHCLEAAGRLRNAGVRVLGRLDTRYGTRNFGELISDAHRFVDWYQVDGFLLDRCPADHAGLPEVRRTVATLRVIRDEAHIVLGHGIHPHPGYAGLADQLVTFSGPWSDYRWSQVAEWTTDHPPERFCHFVHGVPRPHLEEALRIARWQGAATIWFTDHTDHGGRTDPWETMPGYWDEIVSRIGTGVSE; this is encoded by the coding sequence ATGCCGCATCTGACCAGCACCCGGCCACGCACGTCCGGCACGGAACTCCGCCCCGGCGTCGGCGTCCCCGGGTACGCGCACCCCCTCATCGCCCCCACCGAATGGAGCGAACTCGCCCGCCCCGGCACCCCTCTGCACTGGGTGGTCCTCAACGTGGCCGACGGCCCCGGCGCCCGCCCCGACCCGCACTGCCTGGAGGCGGCCGGCCGCCTGCGCAATGCCGGTGTCCGCGTCCTCGGCCGTCTCGACACCCGGTACGGCACCCGGAACTTCGGGGAGCTGATCTCCGACGCCCACCGGTTCGTCGACTGGTACCAGGTCGACGGCTTCCTCCTGGACCGCTGCCCGGCGGACCACGCCGGGCTGCCCGAGGTACGCCGCACGGTGGCCACGCTCCGCGTGATCCGTGACGAGGCCCACATCGTCCTCGGCCACGGCATCCACCCGCACCCGGGCTACGCCGGGCTCGCCGACCAGCTGGTCACCTTCTCCGGCCCGTGGAGCGACTACCGCTGGTCGCAGGTGGCCGAGTGGACCACCGACCATCCGCCCGAGCGCTTCTGCCACTTCGTCCACGGGGTGCCCCGCCCGCACCTGGAGGAGGCACTGCGCATCGCCCGCTGGCAGGGCGCCGCGACGATCTGGTTCACCGACCACACGGACCACGGCGGCCGCACCGACCCCTGGGAGACCATGCCCGGCTACTGGGACGAAATCGTCTCGCGTATCGGAACAGGTGTCTCGGAATGA
- a CDS encoding NAD-dependent epimerase/dehydratase family protein, whose product MRVLLIGANGYIGRFVADRLLADPAVQLTALGRGDDADVRFDLASGSPGALTRFLDAVHPGVVVNCAGATRGGARELTRHNTVAVATVCEALRRSGCGARLVQIGCSAEYGPSQPGSSTAEDAVPRPGGPYGVSKLAATELVLGSGLDAVVLRVFSPAGPGTPAGSPLGRLAEAMRRAMQSGDGELKLGGLGAQRDFVDVRDVARAVHAASLSAAQGVINIGSGRAVRLRDAAAVLARVAGYGGALHELDGPPGALRTAIGHPRPDPDHAPPVAYPYPDGCGSWQQADVRTARDRLGWRPRIGLEESLADIWMEAACRI is encoded by the coding sequence ATGAGAGTCCTGCTGATCGGAGCCAACGGCTACATCGGGCGCTTCGTCGCCGACCGCCTGCTCGCCGACCCGGCCGTGCAGCTCACCGCCCTCGGCCGGGGCGACGACGCCGACGTCCGCTTCGACCTCGCGTCCGGCAGCCCCGGCGCCCTCACCCGCTTCCTCGACGCGGTCCACCCGGGCGTCGTCGTCAACTGCGCCGGCGCCACCAGGGGCGGTGCCCGCGAGCTCACCCGCCACAACACCGTCGCCGTGGCCACCGTCTGCGAAGCCCTGCGCCGCAGCGGCTGCGGTGCCCGTCTGGTGCAGATCGGGTGCAGCGCCGAGTACGGCCCCAGCCAGCCCGGCTCCTCCACGGCGGAGGACGCCGTCCCCCGGCCCGGTGGCCCGTACGGCGTCAGCAAGCTCGCCGCCACCGAACTCGTCCTCGGCTCCGGCCTGGACGCCGTCGTCCTGCGCGTCTTCTCACCGGCCGGGCCCGGTACCCCCGCCGGCTCCCCGCTGGGCCGGCTCGCCGAGGCCATGCGCCGCGCCATGCAGTCCGGCGACGGCGAGCTGAAACTCGGCGGCCTCGGCGCGCAGCGCGACTTCGTCGACGTCCGGGACGTGGCCCGGGCCGTCCACGCAGCATCGCTCTCCGCCGCGCAGGGCGTCATCAACATCGGCTCCGGCCGCGCCGTCCGCCTGCGTGACGCCGCCGCGGTCCTCGCCCGCGTGGCCGGATACGGCGGCGCCCTCCACGAACTCGACGGCCCTCCCGGCGCCCTGCGCACGGCCATCGGCCACCCCCGCCCCGACCCGGACCACGCGCCCCCGGTCGCGTACCCGTACCCGGACGGCTGCGGCAGCTGGCAGCAGGCCGATGTGCGCACCGCCCGCGACCGGCTCGGCTGGCGTCCCCGCATCGGCCTGGAGGAGTCCCTCGCCGACATCTGGATGGAGGCGGCATGCCGCATCTGA